In the Candidatus Electrothrix sp. GW3-4 genome, one interval contains:
- a CDS encoding fumarate hydratase, which produces MTEFIYHDPFPLGEDQTPYRFLEGSGQYVSTDSFAGTEILKVAPEALREVARTALHNVSFFLRPEHNQQVAAILDDPEASDNDRAVALAMLRNAEIATKGVLPLCQDTGTAIVMAKKGQQVWTGCNDAEQLTAGIFSAYTEENLRYSQNSALSMYEEVNTKNNLPAQIDIYAVPGATYRFLFLAKGGGSANKSYLYQATRAILTPGALQDFLVEKMKTLGTAACPPYHISIVIGGTSAEANLKIVKLASTKYFDALPVTGNAQGQAYRDTVLEQELLQETWKLGIGAQFGGKYFAHDVRVIRLPRHGASCPIGLGVSCSADRNLKAKIDRQGIWVEELDYSPGRLIPHALRENKDEQAVRIDLNQPMAEILAQLDQLPVSARLLLSGPIIVGRDIAHAKWKELLDSGKPLPDYLQQHPVYYAGPAKTPPGMASGSFGPTTAGRMDSYVDLLQKNKGSMIMIAKGNRSQQVTEACRENGGFYLGSIGGPAALLAQESISKVQCIDYPELGMEAVWKIEVKDFPAFLLVDNKGNDFFAQEVR; this is translated from the coding sequence ATGACCGAATTCATCTATCATGACCCGTTTCCCTTAGGCGAGGATCAAACTCCGTACCGATTCCTTGAAGGATCGGGGCAATATGTGAGCACGGACAGCTTTGCCGGTACCGAGATACTCAAGGTGGCCCCAGAGGCCCTTAGGGAGGTGGCCCGAACAGCTCTGCATAATGTTTCTTTCTTTCTCCGTCCCGAGCATAACCAACAGGTGGCCGCTATCCTGGATGATCCTGAGGCCTCGGATAATGACCGGGCTGTGGCCCTGGCCATGCTCCGCAATGCCGAGATCGCCACCAAAGGTGTGTTGCCGCTCTGTCAGGATACCGGGACCGCCATCGTCATGGCCAAGAAAGGGCAACAGGTCTGGACTGGTTGTAATGATGCGGAACAACTTACAGCGGGTATTTTTTCCGCCTATACAGAAGAAAACCTGCGCTATTCACAAAACTCGGCCCTGAGTATGTACGAGGAGGTAAACACCAAGAATAACCTACCTGCCCAGATTGATATCTATGCCGTGCCCGGTGCGACCTACCGTTTCCTCTTTCTCGCCAAAGGAGGAGGCAGTGCCAATAAAAGCTATCTCTATCAGGCAACCAGGGCAATCCTGACCCCCGGAGCCCTGCAAGACTTCCTGGTCGAAAAGATGAAAACCTTGGGCACCGCAGCCTGTCCTCCCTATCATATTTCCATTGTCATCGGCGGGACCAGTGCTGAGGCCAACCTCAAGATCGTCAAACTGGCCAGCACCAAATATTTTGACGCCCTGCCAGTGACAGGCAATGCCCAAGGTCAGGCATATCGAGACACCGTCCTTGAGCAGGAATTGTTACAAGAGACCTGGAAGCTCGGGATAGGCGCGCAGTTCGGCGGCAAGTATTTTGCCCATGATGTGCGGGTCATTCGCCTGCCCCGCCACGGTGCCTCCTGCCCCATCGGTCTCGGCGTCTCCTGCTCCGCTGACCGTAACTTAAAGGCCAAGATAGATCGCCAAGGCATATGGGTGGAAGAGCTGGATTATAGTCCAGGCCGCCTGATCCCCCATGCCTTGCGAGAAAACAAAGACGAACAAGCCGTGCGTATCGATCTGAATCAGCCAATGGCAGAAATTCTTGCCCAACTTGATCAATTACCTGTGTCTGCACGCCTCCTGTTGAGCGGTCCCATCATCGTAGGCAGGGATATCGCCCATGCCAAATGGAAAGAACTGCTAGATAGCGGTAAGCCTCTGCCTGATTACCTCCAACAGCACCCGGTCTACTATGCGGGTCCGGCCAAGACCCCACCAGGTATGGCCTCAGGCTCTTTTGGTCCCACCACAGCCGGACGCATGGATTCCTATGTGGACCTCCTACAAAAAAATAAAGGATCCATGATCATGATCGCCAAGGGCAATCGCTCCCAGCAGGTCACTGAGGCCTGCCGAGAAAACGGGGGGTTCTATCTGGGCTCCATTGGCGGGCCAGCAGCCCTGCTGGCTCAGGAGAGCATCTCCAAGGTCCAGTGTATTGACTATCCAGAGCTGGGCATGGAGGCGGTCTGGAAGATTGAGGTGAAGGATTTTCCGGCCTTCCTCCTGGTAGACAATAAGGGCAATGATTTTTTTGCCCAAGAGGTCCGCTGA
- a CDS encoding lipocalin family protein, whose amino-acid sequence MVHFRFMTSKVFLLATTLCLGGCLGMPQSVIPVKEFELNKYLGRWYEIARLDHSFEQGLEQVTAEYSLRKDGGVTVTNRGFSVTKKTWKEAVGKAFFVEEPSTGYLKVSFFGPFYGSYVIFELDKENYQYAFISGPDTSYLWLLARTPVVEQELLDRFVAQAKERGFPTEQISYVPQRKEDKKSLSNKEENL is encoded by the coding sequence ATGGTACATTTTCGTTTCATGACTTCAAAAGTATTCCTTCTGGCGACCACATTATGCCTCGGTGGTTGCCTTGGAATGCCCCAATCTGTTATCCCGGTGAAAGAGTTTGAACTGAACAAATATCTTGGCAGATGGTACGAAATCGCTCGCTTAGATCATTCATTCGAACAAGGACTGGAACAGGTTACTGCAGAATATTCGTTACGAAAAGACGGGGGTGTCACTGTGACCAACCGAGGATTTTCAGTAACGAAAAAGACCTGGAAGGAGGCTGTGGGCAAGGCATTCTTTGTTGAGGAACCAAGCACAGGCTACCTCAAGGTTTCCTTCTTCGGCCCTTTTTACGGCTCTTACGTGATATTTGAGCTAGACAAAGAGAATTATCAATATGCCTTTATCTCGGGACCAGATACCTCCTACCTCTGGCTTCTCGCACGCACTCCAGTTGTGGAACAGGAGCTGTTAGATCGCTTTGTTGCCCAGGCCAAAGAACGCGGTTTTCCCACCGAACAAATTAGTTATGTCCCGCAGAGAAAAGAAGACAAAAAGAGCCTCTCCAACAAAGAAGAGAATCTTTGA
- the ribE gene encoding 6,7-dimethyl-8-ribityllumazine synthase, translating to MANYIEGNLHGKGRKIGIIVARFNSFISEKLLEGALDTLVRSGVKDEDIDVARVPGAFEIPLATQKMAKSGKYDAIICIGVVIRGATPHFDFVANEVAKGSAQVMLDAGIPILFGVLTTETIEQAIERAGTKAGNKGADVAVAALEMINLMNQL from the coding sequence ATGGCAAACTATATAGAAGGAAATCTTCACGGAAAAGGACGTAAAATCGGAATTATTGTTGCCCGTTTTAACTCATTTATTTCCGAAAAGCTGCTGGAAGGAGCTCTGGACACCTTGGTTCGCTCCGGGGTTAAGGATGAGGATATTGATGTTGCCCGGGTTCCTGGTGCCTTTGAAATCCCCCTTGCTACCCAGAAGATGGCCAAGTCTGGCAAGTACGATGCAATTATATGTATTGGTGTAGTGATTCGGGGAGCGACACCACATTTTGATTTCGTTGCCAACGAAGTTGCCAAGGGCAGTGCCCAAGTCATGCTGGATGCTGGCATTCCGATCCTTTTCGGAGTCCTGACCACCGAGACCATTGAGCAGGCCATTGAGCGGGCTGGAACCAAGGCAGGGAATAAGGGCGCAGATGTTGCTGTGGCCGCGCTGGAGATGATCAATCTCATGAATCAACTGTAG
- the nusB gene encoding transcription antitermination factor NusB, translating into MGLRRKSRELALQFFYGHDIQERPSAEDILHKELEEFRSSFKSDQKAHPYAEQLIKGICARQQAIDNALADCSHHWRVERMALVDRNILRIAAYEMLYIEDVPATVAINEALEIAKRYAEPESISFINGILDNLQGKKAG; encoded by the coding sequence ATGGGGCTACGAAGAAAATCACGGGAACTGGCCCTGCAATTCTTTTACGGACATGATATCCAGGAACGTCCCTCTGCTGAAGATATCCTCCATAAGGAACTAGAGGAATTTCGTTCCTCTTTCAAAAGCGATCAAAAAGCCCATCCCTATGCGGAACAGTTGATCAAGGGTATCTGTGCCCGTCAGCAGGCGATTGATAACGCCCTTGCTGACTGTTCGCACCATTGGCGGGTGGAGCGGATGGCCTTAGTTGACCGCAATATTCTCCGTATTGCCGCCTATGAGATGCTGTATATCGAAGATGTTCCGGCGACAGTGGCCATCAACGAGGCCTTGGAAATCGCCAAACGCTATGCAGAACCAGAATCAATCAGTTTCATCAACGGAATTCTGGACAACCTGCAAGGCAAGAAGGCCGGTTGA